In Triticum urartu cultivar G1812 chromosome 6, Tu2.1, whole genome shotgun sequence, the following proteins share a genomic window:
- the LOC125512931 gene encoding protein LITTLE ZIPPER 3-like produces the protein MERANTELYLENLCIMQANERLRRTAQLLDQENKQLLAVVKRKQQHMAASSKAAAQLAKGGGPSGAAPSKSGKQQPQ, from the coding sequence ATGGAGCGGGCGAACACGGAGCTGTACCTGGAGAACCTGTGCATCATGCAGGCGAACGAGCGGCTCCGGAGGACAGCGCAGCTGCTGGACCAGGAGAACAAGCAGCTCCTCGCCGTTGTCAAGCGCAAGCAGCAGCACATGGCGGCCTCCTCCAAGGCGGCGGCCCAGCTGGCGAAGGGCGGCGGACCGTCCGGCGCGGCGCCGTCCAAGTCCGGCAAGCAGCAGCCCCAGTGA
- the LOC125512905 gene encoding putative FBD-associated F-box protein At5g56820 — protein MSSCGGWSFGAGHTFDGMSEKLNYEENIQTEAAGGEDRISALPDELLQYVMSFLLSRDAVRTCVLARRWRTLWKSMPALRIDDPDSYHAATGSSTFVDELLRLRDPTPLNVCDIRSGCQETANTNWAKEAFRHMEPWLLYALSCQVPVLRICFPWRVINMTLVSSHLKRLHLYRMRFEGCSLDFSSCQVLEVLEMKACHIHVNLLSQSLRFLKIHNTSFGFDPRTRISAPNLIGFRLAPFYGLAPLLDSMPSLVAASITLGEMCEEMCYCGNLSCGGCDAQAGNNDYPVALQGLSGATNLKLTTISYPIRLSVLRMDLTWRPMFRKLTKLLLNEWCVADDFTGLIYFLQHSPILETLILQLDLQTFEDYHLNEIDGSCNSREQSLLSQHLKVVKIICGTREDVIVHRISKILCAHGVPSEQIEIE, from the exons ATGTCTTCTTGTGGCGGCTGGAG CTTCGGCGCAGGCCACACGTTCGACGGAATGTCTGAGAAGCTCAACTACGAAGAAAACATCCAAACGGAAGCGGCTGGTGGCGAGGACCGCATCAGCGCCCTCCCGGACGAACTCCTCCAGTACGTGATGTCGTTCCTGCTTTCCCGCGACGCCGTGCGGACATGCGTGCTCGCTAGGCGCTGGCGCACGCTCTGGAAGTCCATGCCCGCCCTACGCATTGATGACCCCGACAGCTACCACGCTGCTACGGGCTCCAGCACGTTTGTCGACGAGCTGCTTCGTCTCCGTGACCCAACGCCTCTGAATGTATGTGACATCCGTTCTGGTTGTCAGGAGACTGCGAACACCAATTGGGCCAAGGAGGCATTCCGACACATGGAACCATGGCTCCTGTATGCTTTATCCTGTCAAGTTCCAGTGCTTCGGATTTGTTTTCCCTGGCGGGTAATCAACATGACTCTTGTCTCATCGCACTTGAAGAGGTTACATCTTTACCGCATGCGATTTGAGGGATGCTCTCTGGATTTTTCGAGCTGTCAGGTGCTAGAGGTGTTAGAGATGAAAGCTTGTCATATCCATGTGAATCTCTTGTCCCAGTCATTACGATTTCTTAAAATTCACAACACGAGTTTTGGTTTTGATCCCCGCACTCGTATTTCTGCCCCAAATCTCATTGGCTTCAGACTAGCTCCATTTTACGGTTTGGCTCCTTTGCTTGATAGCATGCCATCACTGGTAGCAGCATCTATTACACTTGGAGAAATGTGCGAGGAAATGTGTTACTGTGGAAATCTATCATGTGGGGGATGCGATGCTCAAGCCGGTAACAACGACTATCCTGTGGCTCTCCAAGGTTTGTCAGGTGCTACGAATTTGAAGTTGACAACAATATCTTATCCGATAAGG CTGTCTGTTTTGAGAATGGATTTGACATGGCGCCCCATGTTTAGGAAGCTAACAAAGTTGTTGCTCAATGAGTGGTGTGTGGCTGATGATTTCACTGGATTGATTTACTTTCTCCAGCACTCACCCATTCTAGAGACACTGATACTTCAGCTTGATTTGCAAACTTTTGAG GATTATCATTTGAACGAAATTGATGGAAGTTGTAACTCAAGGGAACAATCATTGCTATCACAACATCTCAAGGTAGTCAAAATTATATGTGGCACACGGGAAGATGTGATAGTTCACCGTATTTCAAAGATCCTATGTGCCCATGGAGTACCTTCTGAGCAAATTGAGATAGAATAG
- the LOC125512906 gene encoding two-component response regulator ORR29-like, with the protein MAERARGRPSDALSVMVIDEDEFHANSAKSMLSELNYYVAVYTSPIEALGILEKKAHDVDFVMAAVDMEELNGFQFLEAAKDMHRNLQVIMMSTETTMYTMKRSIQLGALFLAKKPLDANTIHNMWQHLDVKVLRLNRMKYLFQGQN; encoded by the exons ATGGCAGAAAGAGCAAGAGGACGGCCCTCAGATGCGCTTAGCGTGATGGTCATTGATGAAGATGAGTTCCATGCCAACTCTGCAAAATCCATGCTCTCTGAATTGAACTATTATG TGGCAGTATATACAAGTCCCATAGAAGCACTTGGTATTCTTGAAAAGAAAGCACATGATGTTGATTTTGTCATGGCAGCAGTGGACATGGAAGAGTTGAATGGCTTTCAGTTCCTGGAAGCTGCCAAAGATATGCATAGAAACCTTCAAGTGATTA TGATGTCAACAGAAACAACAATGTACACAATGAAGAGATCTATTCAACTTGGTGCTCTTTTTTTGGCGAAGAAGCCTCTTGATGCTAATACCATTCACAATATGTGGCAACATCTTGATGTAAAAGTTCTTAGGCTGAACAGGATGAAGTATCTATTTCAAGGTCAAAATTAA